In one window of Candidatus Melainabacteria bacterium DNA:
- a CDS encoding SDR family NAD(P)-dependent oxidoreductase — MPLVDHEKQEKKILVTGATGFIGSKLVRRLHELGHHVRTFGRSSGLSNQFAGMNIEHYGGDITNPEQVSSAVQNCDVIFHLAGLVSYKKRDIQRQFGVNVLGTRNVLEAAQKHHVKRVIHTSSVAAIGIPPRGEIGTEELEYNLLGKGLNYCDSKYEAELQVRHFYQEGVPVLMLNPGIIFGEGDTHPHHHAIFESMSKGNLFGVPPGGIPFSDIDDVVDAHITAMTKGRLGERYVLVSANLSFRDAALVFCNQMHTKPPAFEFPGWLLVAAGTFCENVLPNLPKLKIGKLTISKPINAPLTRQQTWLSQHKIFFSSQKAIDELDFHQTAFEETVRRTAPYYLGVQRNRLGIKDAGATSGQA; from the coding sequence TTGCCGTTGGTAGACCACGAAAAACAAGAGAAAAAGATTCTGGTGACCGGAGCCACAGGCTTTATTGGTTCCAAACTGGTTCGGCGTTTACACGAACTTGGTCATCATGTGAGAACTTTTGGGCGTAGCAGCGGACTCTCCAATCAGTTTGCCGGTATGAATATCGAGCACTACGGTGGAGATATCACCAATCCGGAGCAAGTATCGTCGGCGGTGCAAAATTGCGATGTGATTTTTCATTTGGCCGGGTTGGTTTCATATAAGAAGCGCGACATTCAGCGACAGTTCGGTGTAAACGTGCTCGGTACTCGCAACGTTCTTGAAGCGGCGCAGAAGCACCATGTCAAACGGGTTATTCATACAAGTTCCGTAGCCGCCATAGGCATACCGCCACGCGGAGAAATCGGCACTGAGGAACTCGAATACAATTTGCTTGGAAAAGGGCTGAATTACTGCGATTCGAAGTACGAAGCTGAATTGCAGGTCAGGCACTTCTATCAAGAGGGTGTCCCGGTTCTCATGCTCAATCCGGGCATTATTTTTGGAGAAGGTGATACACATCCTCATCATCACGCTATTTTCGAGTCGATGTCTAAGGGAAATCTATTTGGCGTTCCCCCTGGCGGCATTCCATTCTCTGATATCGACGACGTTGTCGATGCGCACATCACCGCAATGACTAAAGGACGGCTCGGCGAGAGGTATGTTCTGGTCAGTGCCAATTTGAGCTTCCGTGATGCAGCGCTAGTTTTCTGCAATCAGATGCACACGAAACCTCCTGCATTCGAATTTCCGGGATGGCTTCTGGTTGCAGCCGGTACGTTTTGTGAAAATGTCTTGCCAAATTTGCCCAAATTGAAAATTGGCAAACTGACTATCTCCAAGCCTATCAATGCTCCACTCACCAGGCAACAGACCTGGTTGAGCCAGCACAAGATCTTTTTCAGTTCTCAGAAAGCAATCGACGAATTGGATTTTCATCAGACTGCATTTGAAGAGACTGTTAGGCGAACGGCGCCTTATTATCTGGGCGTTCAAAGGAATCGATTGGGAATAAAAGATGCCGGTGCCACAAGCGGGCAGGCGTAG
- a CDS encoding NAD-dependent epimerase/dehydratase family protein has protein sequence MADPTRGATVAVTGASGLVGSHVAEHLANRGFHVVAVLRKPPEFLEKFISSYDGQGSIRVAIADIEDADALKTAFTGVQAVVHAAGSVDPFGSRQSIFATNVGGTQNALKAADAAGVRHFVFISSLSVITGQGDQYDVDESAPLRPCGESYADSKIEAETAVMNFRGSSSMQVTSLRPGFIYGPRERSWMPRLINSIGTGKAMLIDGGTKQTNVIFVGNLARAVELTLFNERTYGQVYNLTDGQKISKKELFDAIADGLSLPRVTKKVPGALAKLVCLTVSAIAPSLSIEKQRGLARFSKAAFRLAAVNQGFSVAKAEQDLPYTERVPFQEGMRSTLATFRTSDQALSIKPTSGALSR, from the coding sequence ATGGCAGATCCAACGCGCGGTGCGACGGTAGCAGTTACCGGTGCCAGTGGGCTGGTTGGCAGTCACGTGGCGGAACATCTAGCTAATCGAGGTTTTCACGTTGTCGCCGTGTTACGCAAGCCCCCTGAATTTTTGGAGAAATTTATCTCTTCATACGACGGTCAGGGCTCGATCAGAGTGGCCATTGCGGACATCGAGGACGCAGACGCTCTCAAGACGGCTTTTACTGGAGTACAAGCGGTTGTCCATGCGGCTGGTAGCGTCGATCCTTTTGGTTCTCGTCAGTCTATCTTTGCCACTAATGTCGGTGGCACTCAAAATGCCCTGAAGGCTGCTGATGCCGCAGGTGTGCGACATTTTGTTTTTATCAGTTCTTTGTCTGTTATCACAGGGCAGGGAGATCAATATGATGTCGATGAATCGGCCCCTCTAAGACCTTGTGGGGAATCATATGCTGACTCCAAAATTGAGGCTGAAACTGCCGTCATGAATTTCAGGGGCTCCAGTTCCATGCAGGTAACTTCGCTGCGTCCTGGATTTATCTATGGTCCACGTGAACGATCATGGATGCCGCGGTTGATCAATTCCATCGGTACTGGTAAGGCAATGCTCATCGATGGTGGTACCAAACAGACAAATGTAATTTTTGTAGGCAATTTAGCCAGAGCTGTCGAGCTTACTCTGTTCAACGAACGAACCTACGGTCAGGTGTACAACTTGACTGACGGACAGAAAATCTCGAAAAAAGAATTGTTTGATGCCATCGCTGATGGTTTGAGCTTGCCCCGTGTCACTAAGAAAGTGCCAGGTGCCCTGGCAAAGCTGGTTTGTCTGACTGTATCCGCCATCGCCCCGTCTCTTTCAATAGAAAAGCAGAGAGGCCTGGCGAGATTTTCGAAGGCGGCATTTCGTCTGGCGGCCGTTAATCAAGGATTCAGTGTCGCTAAAGCGGAACAAGATCTTCCTTATACCGAGCGTGTTCCCTTTCAAGAAGGCATGCGCAGTACTCTCGCGACCTTTCGCACATCTGATCAGGCTTTGTCGATTAAGCCTACCAGTGGAGCGCTTTCAAGATGA
- a CDS encoding alpha/beta fold hydrolase produces MANDSLSILTDKSSHQVRFVAGSDGQPLACRVWLGREELPVAVYLHGIEGHSQWFQNTANVLSQRGIAVYAPDRRGAGLNQGERGHLQKCQELLADIEIILRLVAAENVGRPIVLVGNCWGGKLASVLARVDYRCTDAKFLPPLAGLILICPAIHTKVDFDWRIKLDIGLSVLKGDVPSRAQLEIPIEPTMFTQDPMYLDFIKNDPLRLISASKKFFFEQFFLTVRAKRSAGKLTLPTLLIESGRDEIVDVSLLDRWFANVPAPDKTKKLFAEAAHSIEFDPLWFEQYCQLLVEWIIARAPGAVA; encoded by the coding sequence GTGGCCAACGATTCGCTGTCTATTCTCACGGATAAGAGCAGTCACCAGGTCAGATTCGTAGCCGGTAGTGATGGGCAGCCGCTCGCTTGTCGCGTCTGGTTGGGTCGGGAAGAACTGCCGGTGGCCGTCTATCTGCATGGCATCGAAGGGCACAGCCAGTGGTTTCAAAACACCGCTAACGTCCTTTCCCAACGGGGAATCGCCGTTTATGCGCCAGACCGACGCGGAGCTGGGTTGAACCAGGGTGAACGCGGACATCTCCAAAAGTGCCAAGAGCTGCTTGCCGACATTGAAATAATCTTACGACTGGTGGCAGCTGAGAATGTTGGAAGACCGATTGTGTTGGTCGGTAATTGCTGGGGCGGTAAGCTTGCTTCAGTTTTGGCTCGTGTTGATTATCGCTGCACTGACGCAAAATTCCTTCCTCCGCTAGCTGGCCTGATTCTCATTTGTCCGGCGATTCATACTAAAGTAGATTTTGATTGGCGCATTAAACTGGATATCGGTTTATCTGTGTTGAAAGGCGATGTTCCGTCACGTGCACAATTAGAAATTCCCATAGAACCCACGATGTTTACCCAAGATCCGATGTACCTGGACTTTATCAAAAACGACCCTTTGCGCTTGATCAGTGCCAGCAAGAAGTTTTTCTTCGAACAATTCTTTCTTACAGTTCGAGCCAAACGCTCGGCCGGCAAGTTGACTTTGCCGACTTTGTTGATTGAGTCTGGACGCGATGAGATTGTCGATGTGTCGCTGCTCGATCGCTGGTTTGCAAATGTGCCAGCGCCGGACAAAACCAAGAAGTTGTTTGCCGAGGCCGCTCACAGCATTGAATTTGATCCTCTCTGGTTCGAACAATACTGTCAGCTTCTGGTCGAATGGATCATTGCTCGTGCACCAGGAGCAGTGGCATGA
- a CDS encoding NAD-dependent epimerase/dehydratase family protein translates to MRALITGGSGFIGTAVTQRLSKKNFDVTIFDKRPPCDKSIKSCKYIEGDLLDLEKVKASIVDVDIVYHFAANADISMGFQNTSLDLQMTTMSTYNVLEAMRVNDIRSILFLSGSGVYGNIGNKIAREDSGPLLPVSLYGASKLAAEGLISAFASMFNMHATILRPANIVGGGQTHGVLFDFVRKLKRDHQRLEVLGNGQQKKSYLHIDDLVEAIEVALTNQNESVRLVNVASADLIDVNCIAQTVIDFLNLKDVSLAYTGGIVGWIGDVPTIRMDTSKLRELGWKPQLTSKAAIQKALSEMTSAKVV, encoded by the coding sequence ATGAGAGCTCTAATTACTGGAGGTTCTGGGTTCATTGGTACGGCTGTAACCCAGCGTCTCTCAAAAAAGAATTTCGACGTGACAATCTTCGATAAACGTCCGCCTTGCGATAAGTCGATAAAATCATGCAAGTACATCGAAGGTGATCTACTTGACCTGGAAAAAGTAAAAGCTTCCATTGTCGACGTCGATATTGTTTATCATTTTGCAGCGAATGCTGACATTTCAATGGGGTTTCAAAACACCTCTCTCGATTTGCAGATGACCACGATGTCCACATACAACGTTCTAGAAGCAATGCGTGTAAATGATATTCGATCGATTCTCTTTCTCTCTGGCTCAGGGGTTTACGGAAATATCGGTAACAAAATCGCCAGAGAAGACTCAGGTCCACTTCTTCCCGTTAGTCTTTATGGGGCCAGCAAACTTGCAGCAGAGGGACTCATTAGCGCTTTTGCCAGTATGTTCAACATGCATGCCACTATACTTCGTCCCGCCAACATTGTGGGTGGAGGACAAACTCATGGAGTCCTTTTCGATTTTGTACGCAAGCTAAAACGTGATCATCAGCGCTTAGAAGTACTCGGTAACGGACAACAAAAGAAATCGTACTTACACATTGATGATTTAGTTGAAGCGATTGAAGTAGCACTGACCAATCAGAATGAATCAGTACGCCTCGTCAACGTAGCATCCGCAGACCTGATCGATGTGAACTGCATTGCTCAGACAGTGATAGATTTCCTGAATTTAAAGGATGTGAGCCTGGCTTACACAGGTGGAATAGTCGGTTGGATTGGCGACGTACCGACAATCAGGATGGACACTTCAAAACTCAGAGAACTCGGCTGGAAACCGCAATTGACCTCTAAAGCCGCTATTCAAAAGGCGCTCTCAGAAATGACCTCTGCAAAAGTTGTCTGA
- a CDS encoding class I SAM-dependent methyltransferase codes for MKNDIKKVVVCCNNCGSPDSEFVTTGVEHEYDNTTKDEFTVVKCKHCNLHYLNPRPDVSELETIYPAEYYAYHLQTKNVESENRDSLLYRARKFVYLNRLEKALSHCLANEELKVLDIGCADGRALNWYKKIESKNVRTFGVDFDPIAVQKAREAGHTIYEGLFEEAQIPQNFFDMAVATHVIEHVANPKAFAKRALDVIKPGGILLLETPNINSFDAMLFRHRHWGGYHFPRHWVFYDADTITNLMKELGFDIIEIRYHPAPAFWNWSFHSLLVDKLPYKGLVDYLFPPADFQQNNLKNLCAVSLFTLLDILQQTFTRKTSNMSILLRKPNPS; via the coding sequence ATGAAAAACGACATCAAGAAAGTTGTAGTATGTTGCAACAATTGTGGTTCACCCGACTCGGAATTTGTCACAACCGGGGTTGAACATGAATATGACAACACCACCAAAGACGAATTTACTGTGGTCAAGTGCAAGCACTGCAATTTGCATTACTTGAATCCCAGACCAGACGTATCTGAACTCGAGACAATCTACCCAGCCGAATACTACGCGTACCACCTCCAAACGAAAAATGTTGAAAGCGAAAATCGAGACTCTCTACTTTATCGCGCACGCAAATTTGTTTACCTCAATCGTCTTGAAAAAGCTCTTTCTCACTGCCTCGCAAACGAGGAATTGAAAGTACTCGACATAGGATGCGCCGATGGACGCGCTCTTAACTGGTATAAAAAAATCGAATCAAAAAATGTCAGAACTTTTGGTGTCGATTTTGATCCCATCGCCGTACAAAAGGCACGCGAGGCTGGCCACACGATATACGAAGGTCTTTTTGAAGAAGCACAAATTCCACAAAACTTCTTTGATATGGCCGTCGCAACTCACGTAATTGAACACGTCGCAAACCCAAAAGCCTTCGCCAAACGCGCCCTGGATGTGATAAAGCCCGGCGGAATTTTACTTTTGGAAACTCCAAACATCAATTCTTTTGATGCCATGTTGTTTCGCCATAGACACTGGGGCGGATACCACTTCCCTCGCCATTGGGTTTTCTACGACGCCGATACAATTACAAATCTGATGAAGGAATTGGGCTTCGACATCATCGAAATTCGTTATCATCCGGCTCCTGCATTCTGGAACTGGTCATTCCACTCACTGCTAGTGGACAAATTACCGTATAAAGGGCTAGTGGACTACCTTTTCCCTCCCGCCGATTTTCAGCAAAACAATTTGAAAAATCTGTGTGCTGTATCATTGTTCACTCTCCTGGACATACTGCAACAGACATTTACTCGAAAAACGTCGAACATGTCTATTTTGCTGCGTAAACCGAATCCAAGCTGA
- a CDS encoding NAD-dependent epimerase/dehydratase family protein — MMTGLKEQRVLVDGATGYLGCHLIHKLCLSGSDVRALVHPGARSADVDLLKNFGAEIFTADLSVANPEMTELTGQAFSGCTSVVHLIGSVAPKKGERLEDLHTGQTRNLVAACKKAGVKRIVMITSLGARQDADNSYHATKWMAENEIRKSGLEFVILRPPLLFGRLTGKRDSKLVNRYREIILNKKVVPLINGGKNKIQPLFIGDLVEAICLSLESDEQGVVNQTLEVGGPQVMTLQKFVEEFMDALNVRKPIVALHPGVASLLAVVCEAVQTVPTVNRDQVKLALSDNVCAENALLSVFKLDPTPVKRAFESYNSADSEVGAVKL, encoded by the coding sequence ATGATGACGGGCCTTAAAGAGCAACGTGTGCTGGTCGATGGTGCTACTGGTTATCTTGGCTGTCATCTGATCCACAAGCTTTGTCTCTCCGGCTCAGATGTGCGGGCACTTGTTCATCCAGGTGCCCGTAGTGCAGACGTTGACCTTTTGAAAAATTTTGGCGCAGAGATTTTTACGGCAGACCTCAGTGTTGCAAATCCGGAAATGACAGAATTGACCGGACAGGCGTTTTCTGGATGCACTTCGGTAGTGCACTTGATTGGTAGTGTGGCGCCGAAAAAGGGCGAGCGTCTGGAAGATTTGCACACAGGGCAAACGCGCAATTTAGTAGCTGCTTGTAAAAAGGCTGGTGTCAAGCGCATTGTCATGATTACATCGCTTGGCGCCAGGCAGGATGCCGATAACTCTTACCACGCAACAAAGTGGATGGCTGAAAACGAGATTCGCAAAAGTGGTCTGGAATTTGTGATTTTGCGTCCACCGTTGTTATTTGGTCGCTTAACTGGAAAGCGCGACAGCAAGCTGGTCAATCGCTACAGAGAGATAATCTTGAATAAGAAAGTCGTGCCTCTTATAAACGGTGGAAAGAATAAGATCCAACCCCTTTTTATAGGCGATTTAGTCGAAGCTATTTGTCTATCATTGGAATCCGATGAACAGGGCGTCGTCAATCAGACTCTTGAAGTTGGTGGACCGCAAGTTATGACGTTGCAGAAGTTTGTTGAAGAGTTCATGGATGCCCTCAACGTGCGCAAGCCTATCGTTGCTTTACATCCGGGAGTAGCGAGCCTTCTGGCTGTTGTCTGCGAAGCTGTGCAGACGGTGCCTACGGTTAACCGCGATCAAGTTAAGCTGGCATTGTCAGACAATGTATGTGCAGAAAATGCCTTACTGAGCGTTTTCAAGCTGGATCCGACGCCTGTAAAGAGAGCTTTTGAAAGTTACAATTCTGCAGATTCTGAAGTTGGTGCCGTTAAGTTATGA
- a CDS encoding GH3 auxin-responsive promoter family protein — protein MLKNLDISVGQLFRASTHVRRFKSAMNDPRSAQEQKLLQIIRANENTAFGKKHHFDKINSIADYQNRVGANKYENLHPYIEALKNGEKNQLTAESPFMFATTSGTTAQPKFIPITNSHLKDYTHAFQIHNYQMIVDHPECSVGKFLIITSNDEEGFVESGAPYGAVSGLLNKRQSAILKHHFSVPYELCKIKDVDMKYYLMLRIAMAQNVTAVICCNPSSLLLLADQLKEHAADLVADICDGTVKSVYAPPPHLAAAFARYLKPNRQRGMQLQRLLEQRGTLSPQLLWPNLSGLICWKGGPMSFYLERLPESFGDVPVRDFGYMASEGRGSIPLSSDGAGGVVALTSHFFEFVAEEDADSASPKFLTADQLLVGGRYYIYFTTNSGLYRYDINDLVEVVGMQSNAPIIQFVRKGLGISSITGEKLTEEQVLVALQMAVRQLNLAEITHFTSEVELGFPPHYVCFAELNSGLPESVKNEFIRIFDHSLKMQNPEYADKRSTKRLGLPELRTLPSGTYMRLRQQRVEEGAPEAQVKIPLLSSPKSFSQRLELLKTTC, from the coding sequence TTGTTAAAGAACCTCGATATTTCAGTTGGCCAGTTGTTCCGTGCCTCTACGCATGTCAGACGTTTCAAGTCAGCTATGAACGATCCGCGTTCGGCGCAGGAACAGAAACTTCTTCAGATTATCAGGGCTAACGAGAATACCGCCTTCGGCAAGAAACATCACTTCGATAAGATCAATTCCATTGCGGATTATCAGAACCGTGTCGGCGCCAACAAATATGAAAATTTGCATCCGTACATCGAGGCTTTAAAAAATGGTGAGAAGAATCAGTTAACCGCCGAATCTCCGTTCATGTTTGCCACTACTAGTGGTACTACGGCTCAGCCAAAGTTTATTCCGATCACAAACTCGCATCTGAAAGATTATACGCATGCTTTCCAGATTCATAATTATCAAATGATTGTCGATCACCCTGAGTGCTCGGTTGGAAAGTTTTTGATCATAACCAGCAATGACGAAGAGGGCTTCGTAGAAAGTGGTGCTCCGTATGGGGCTGTCTCTGGATTGCTCAACAAGCGTCAGTCAGCCATACTGAAGCATCACTTTTCCGTTCCCTACGAGCTTTGCAAGATCAAAGATGTAGATATGAAGTATTACTTGATGTTGCGCATCGCCATGGCGCAGAATGTGACGGCGGTCATTTGTTGCAATCCGTCAAGCCTTCTGCTTCTAGCTGATCAGCTGAAAGAACACGCAGCAGATCTCGTTGCTGATATATGCGATGGTACCGTCAAATCTGTGTATGCGCCGCCTCCGCATTTAGCCGCTGCTTTTGCCCGATATCTCAAACCCAATCGCCAGCGAGGCATGCAGCTTCAACGTCTGCTGGAACAGCGAGGCACGCTCAGTCCGCAACTGCTCTGGCCTAACCTGAGCGGACTAATCTGCTGGAAGGGTGGACCCATGTCCTTCTATCTCGAGCGCTTGCCTGAGTCATTCGGCGATGTTCCCGTGCGGGATTTCGGCTACATGGCAAGCGAAGGACGCGGCTCTATCCCGCTCAGTTCAGATGGTGCCGGTGGTGTTGTTGCTCTCACCAGTCACTTCTTTGAGTTCGTTGCCGAAGAAGATGCTGATTCTGCTTCTCCAAAATTTCTTACGGCCGATCAGTTGCTCGTCGGTGGACGCTACTACATTTACTTTACGACTAACTCAGGTCTGTACCGCTATGACATCAATGATCTGGTGGAAGTGGTTGGCATGCAATCCAACGCTCCAATCATTCAGTTCGTTCGCAAAGGGCTAGGCATTAGCTCGATTACGGGTGAAAAATTGACGGAAGAACAAGTTCTGGTTGCTCTGCAAATGGCCGTGCGACAGCTTAATCTTGCCGAGATCACTCACTTCACATCAGAGGTAGAGCTTGGCTTCCCCCCTCATTACGTGTGTTTCGCCGAACTAAATTCCGGGCTGCCTGAGTCAGTCAAAAATGAATTCATTAGAATCTTTGATCACTCGCTCAAAATGCAGAATCCCGAGTATGCTGACAAACGCTCGACCAAGCGACTGGGACTGCCTGAACTGCGGACACTTCCTTCCGGAACTTACATGCGTCTCAGACAGCAGCGCGTTGAGGAAGGCGCTCCCGAGGCGCAGGTGAAAATTCCTTTGCTCAGCTCGCCGAAATCCTTTTCGCAGAGGTTGGAACTGTTGAAAACGACCTGTTGA
- a CDS encoding DUF962 domain-containing protein, giving the protein MILNPVVAFLIDYCQRHKHPVNAVLHVFGVPAAFYGIYLLFVGQAGLGCLLIFFGYLFQYLGHRAQGNEVGEVTLIKSIWRKLNKRGS; this is encoded by the coding sequence ATGATATTGAATCCCGTTGTGGCATTTCTAATTGATTATTGTCAGCGTCACAAACACCCAGTCAACGCCGTTTTGCATGTATTCGGTGTGCCAGCCGCATTTTATGGTATCTATCTTCTTTTTGTTGGGCAAGCCGGACTGGGGTGTTTACTGATCTTTTTCGGCTATTTATTTCAATATCTTGGTCATCGGGCCCAGGGAAACGAAGTTGGCGAGGTCACCTTGATCAAGAGCATCTGGCGTAAGTTAAACAAGAGAGGATCATGA
- a CDS encoding isoprenylcysteine carboxylmethyltransferase family protein encodes MAINTPSLVALSLLGLGALISAPVLFKGFTRRGTGVKYEQNFLIQRAPQLMSLANIGIISVGFLTYMGVLPPSLVPFFALVSGEPSGLVTVMSWTGCVVLLSGLIFMIGGWYSLGEMFSTDAEVMDNHSVRDTGLLSLVMHPAYSGIIQSLLGSSLAATSVPAALFTLFVVAPLWLRRAKYEEQLLIENLGQSYKDYAENMKWRRLVPRFFPIGV; translated from the coding sequence GTGGCAATTAACACACCTTCGCTGGTGGCACTCAGCCTGCTGGGACTAGGCGCGCTGATTTCCGCTCCGGTGTTATTCAAAGGATTTACGCGCCGAGGAACGGGCGTCAAATACGAACAGAACTTCCTCATTCAGCGAGCACCGCAGCTGATGTCACTAGCCAACATCGGCATAATTTCAGTGGGCTTTTTAACTTACATGGGTGTGCTACCGCCAAGTCTGGTGCCATTCTTCGCCCTGGTGTCTGGAGAGCCAAGCGGACTTGTGACGGTGATGTCCTGGACTGGTTGCGTTGTACTCCTGAGCGGTTTGATCTTTATGATTGGCGGCTGGTATTCATTGGGCGAGATGTTCTCCACAGACGCGGAAGTCATGGATAATCATTCCGTACGCGACACAGGTCTATTAAGCCTGGTAATGCATCCAGCATACTCGGGTATCATCCAGTCGCTGCTAGGTTCATCACTTGCAGCAACTTCAGTGCCCGCAGCACTCTTTACACTGTTCGTAGTGGCTCCACTGTGGCTTCGTCGAGCGAAGTACGAGGAGCAGCTACTGATAGAAAATCTCGGACAGAGCTACAAAGATTATGCTGAAAACATGAAGTGGCGACGTTTGGTTCCCCGCTTCTTCCCCATTGGAGTCTAG
- a CDS encoding Ppx/GppA family phosphatase, with amino-acid sequence MHACPASILGSLQFRSRRDAQMQSRKINKPRSKRTGSWVRVRGGPVFACIDMGTNSFHMVVCQATPERDHFEVIIKVKEAVPFFRRALSAHYIDDVAMRSALRILKDMLKKANEHDATSVVAVATSAVRESKNGEEVLQRIRQELKLDAKMISGKEEARLIYLGVLWSMPDLDDTFAIVDIGGGSTEVIVGNRAQTLFTESYKLGAARLTQRFFKKGEPTEDSVRELHDEVRGVLRPAAARVDSVGGFKTLIGTSGTVQALAKIDRERMKKPYAELHGWTLSIERLQSIVHYLEEASLRGDRIKGVSADRNQTVLAGAVVLLEAMRSLQAKETIVCSAALREGVIVDRFLQTGWLNAGLEQHRDPRSASVHALLDKYHGSFDHAEQVARLSSEIFLQTRGILHDYSEDVGHLLWSAAMLHDVGMFIGRNGHHKHSYYLIRHGGMLGHSEEEVSVIASIARYHRGSEPKDSHEAYFTIAPEERKIMWDMAAILRLAESLDRSHRQVVRNLLVTFDDSNGSGPPQTMRLSLNIAPGENAHSEVWALNEKKSFFEDCFHVKLELSVGTEKVSAR; translated from the coding sequence ATGCACGCTTGCCCTGCAAGCATCCTCGGCAGCTTACAATTTAGAAGTCGTCGAGATGCTCAAATGCAAAGTCGGAAGATCAATAAACCAAGAAGTAAGCGCACCGGGTCTTGGGTCCGTGTCAGAGGCGGTCCGGTTTTCGCCTGTATAGACATGGGAACGAACTCCTTTCATATGGTTGTGTGTCAGGCCACTCCGGAGCGAGACCACTTTGAAGTAATTATCAAAGTCAAGGAAGCTGTGCCCTTTTTCAGAAGGGCTTTATCGGCTCATTACATAGACGATGTGGCCATGCGTTCAGCGTTGCGTATTCTCAAGGATATGCTTAAGAAAGCGAACGAACATGATGCTACTAGCGTTGTTGCGGTAGCAACTTCTGCCGTTCGTGAATCTAAAAATGGCGAGGAGGTTCTGCAACGTATACGCCAGGAGCTGAAACTCGACGCCAAAATGATTTCCGGCAAAGAGGAAGCTCGTTTGATCTACTTGGGCGTACTCTGGAGCATGCCCGACCTGGACGATACTTTTGCCATAGTCGATATTGGCGGTGGTAGCACAGAAGTCATTGTTGGCAATCGCGCGCAAACGTTGTTCACTGAATCTTATAAATTGGGTGCCGCCCGTCTGACCCAGCGCTTTTTTAAGAAGGGCGAACCAACTGAAGACAGCGTCCGTGAGCTGCACGACGAAGTTCGCGGCGTGCTGCGACCAGCGGCAGCGAGGGTTGACTCAGTCGGAGGTTTTAAGACCCTGATCGGCACATCGGGAACTGTTCAGGCATTAGCCAAGATCGACCGAGAGCGTATGAAGAAACCCTATGCCGAGCTTCATGGATGGACTCTGAGTATTGAACGCCTGCAGAGTATCGTTCATTACCTGGAAGAAGCGTCGCTCCGAGGAGATCGAATCAAGGGCGTAAGCGCCGACCGCAATCAGACCGTTCTAGCAGGTGCGGTTGTGCTATTGGAAGCGATGCGTTCCTTGCAGGCGAAAGAGACGATCGTTTGCTCCGCAGCACTCAGAGAGGGCGTTATTGTCGACCGCTTTCTGCAGACAGGATGGCTAAATGCTGGGCTTGAGCAGCACAGGGATCCACGTTCGGCCAGCGTGCATGCGTTGCTTGATAAGTATCATGGGAGTTTTGACCACGCGGAGCAAGTTGCTCGACTTTCAAGCGAAATTTTCTTGCAAACAAGAGGCATATTGCACGACTATTCGGAGGATGTTGGACACTTGTTGTGGTCGGCTGCCATGCTCCACGACGTCGGAATGTTTATCGGCAGAAATGGACACCATAAGCATTCCTACTATCTAATTAGGCATGGTGGCATGCTTGGTCATTCGGAAGAGGAAGTGTCCGTAATCGCGAGCATAGCTCGCTATCATCGCGGCAGCGAACCCAAGGACTCTCACGAAGCCTATTTCACAATCGCCCCGGAAGAGCGCAAGATTATGTGGGATATGGCTGCCATTCTGCGTCTGGCTGAGTCTTTAGATCGTAGCCATCGGCAAGTCGTTAGGAATTTGCTTGTAACCTTTGACGATTCAAACGGTTCAGGACCCCCACAAACTATGCGCTTAAGCCTAAATATTGCACCGGGAGAAAATGCCCATTCTGAGGTCTGGGCACTTAATGAGAAGAAAAGCTTTTTTGAAGATTGCTTTCACGTAAAGCTTGAATTGAGTGTGGGGACTGAAAAAGTATCAGCCCGCTAG